From Pontibacter actiniarum, a single genomic window includes:
- the fbp gene encoding class 1 fructose-bisphosphatase, producing MNDKLALPVGTTLDRFIMRKQEAFPYATGELSQLLRDIALAAKIVNREINRAGLLDVTGAYGQQNVQGEDQQKLDVIANIRFIRALRNGGEVCTIISEEEDDIIQTGNIGGKYIVAIDPLDGSSNIDVNVSIGTIFSIYRRVSEQGADGTMEDCLQKGVRQVAAGYVIYGSSTMMVYTTGHGVNGFTYDPSLGEFFLSHPNITSPETGSTYSINEGSFNSFPEGVKQYVNYCKESGYSARYIGSLVADFHRNLLKGGIYIYPATAKAPNGKLRLMYECNALAFIVEQAGGKATNGYQRIMEMQPTELHQRCPLIIGSTEMVDKVEEYLKSEVEVG from the coding sequence ATGAATGACAAACTCGCGCTCCCTGTAGGCACCACGCTGGACAGGTTTATCATGAGAAAACAAGAAGCCTTCCCGTATGCAACAGGGGAGCTATCGCAGTTACTCCGCGATATAGCGCTGGCGGCCAAAATCGTTAACCGCGAAATAAACCGCGCAGGGCTACTCGACGTGACTGGTGCCTATGGGCAACAAAACGTACAAGGCGAAGACCAGCAAAAGCTGGACGTAATTGCCAACATCCGCTTCATACGTGCCTTGCGCAACGGTGGCGAAGTTTGCACCATTATTTCTGAGGAGGAAGATGACATCATCCAAACCGGTAATATCGGGGGCAAGTACATTGTGGCCATCGACCCGCTGGACGGCTCGTCTAACATCGATGTGAACGTATCCATCGGTACGATCTTCTCCATCTACCGCCGTGTGTCGGAGCAGGGGGCGGACGGCACCATGGAAGACTGCCTGCAGAAGGGCGTGCGCCAGGTGGCTGCCGGCTATGTGATCTACGGCTCGTCCACCATGATGGTCTACACCACCGGCCACGGCGTTAACGGCTTCACCTACGACCCGTCGCTGGGCGAGTTCTTCCTGTCGCACCCGAACATCACCTCACCGGAAACAGGCTCTACCTACTCCATTAACGAGGGTAGCTTTAACTCTTTCCCGGAGGGGGTGAAGCAGTATGTGAACTACTGCAAGGAAAGCGGCTACTCGGCCCGCTACATTGGCTCACTGGTGGCCGACTTTCACCGCAACCTGCTGAAGGGCGGCATTTACATTTACCCGGCTACCGCTAAGGCGCCAAACGGCAAGCTGCGCCTCATGTACGAGTGCAACGCACTGGCCTTTATTGTGGAGCAGGCAGGCGGCAAGGCAACCAACGGTTACCAGCGCATTATGGAGATGCAGCCAACGGAGCTGCACCAGCGATGCCCGCTGATTATTGGCTCCACAGAGATGGTGGATAAAGTAGAAGAGTACCTGAAATCCGAAGTAGAAGTAGGTTAA
- a CDS encoding SDR family NAD(P)-dependent oxidoreductase — translation MTKIAFVTGATSGIGLATALELAGKGYRIIATGRRQDRLQELQQKLGEGQVYPLTFDVRDKLAVQEAVASLPQEWRKVEVLVNNAGNAHGLAPIQDGSLDDWDAMIDINVKGLLYVTKAVLPLMQEQRKGHIVNIGSIAGKEVYPNGNVYCASKHAVDALSKAMRIDLVEQGIKVSEVNPGLVETEFSEVRFKGDTERAATVYQGYAPLQAQDIAELIGFIVTRPAHVNLAEVLVLPAAQASATIVTKQQ, via the coding sequence ATGACCAAGATCGCATTCGTTACCGGAGCCACTTCGGGCATTGGCCTGGCCACTGCGCTGGAGCTGGCCGGCAAAGGGTACCGCATTATCGCCACCGGCCGCCGCCAGGACCGCCTGCAGGAGCTGCAGCAGAAGCTGGGCGAAGGCCAGGTGTACCCGCTTACCTTTGATGTGCGCGACAAGCTTGCGGTGCAGGAGGCGGTGGCTTCGCTGCCGCAGGAGTGGCGTAAGGTGGAGGTGCTGGTGAACAACGCCGGTAACGCCCACGGCCTGGCCCCGATTCAGGATGGCTCGCTGGATGATTGGGACGCGATGATCGACATTAATGTGAAGGGCCTGCTTTACGTAACGAAGGCGGTGTTGCCCCTGATGCAGGAGCAGCGCAAAGGCCATATCGTAAACATCGGCTCTATTGCAGGCAAAGAAGTATACCCTAACGGCAATGTGTACTGCGCCTCTAAGCACGCCGTCGATGCGCTGTCAAAGGCGATGCGGATTGACCTGGTGGAGCAGGGGATAAAGGTATCGGAGGTAAACCCGGGGCTGGTGGAAACGGAGTTCTCCGAGGTGCGCTTTAAAGGCGACACAGAGCGAGCTGCTACGGTATACCAGGGCTATGCGCCGCTGCAGGCCCAGGACATCGCCGAGCTGATCGGTTTTATTGTAACGCGCCCGGCGCACGTAAACCTGGCCGAGGTGCTGGTGCTGCCCGCTGCGCAGGCATCCGCTACTATTGTAACAAAGCAGCAGTAA
- a CDS encoding OmpA family protein, with amino-acid sequence MNYLAKSFSRVSLLLLMVCLLSASASAQSTRKLLRTANKLFDRENYRDALPYYEQVLAADPDNAKALYYAGISYLTFDKEKAADYLYRAQKLKPNVDRELEYWLGRADHINYRFDSAIDHFQTYQKDIPKRNVERKEEVAQLIQYAKNAKREVANPKDVFVKNLGGDVNSNYSEHSPVISSDYNYLLFTSRSENVTGGKEARDGEYFEDIFETTRTGEDSWAEPRVVPGALNSAGHDASIQLFDNDTKLLLYQSVNNGDIMVSERQPDGTWGTPKSISDKVNTKDFESDAYITPDGKTLFFSTSHYSENGDLDIYSITRNNNGSWGNPKSLGKTINTAFDDDSPYLAADGTLYFASRGHNSMGGYDIFAAKYDSVARRWARPVNLGSPINTPDDDTYYRLAPDGSYAYLSSYRIGGYGEKDIYTINYIRNATVEGQVFTQNDSIALPGVELIFNGLQADKRPISYRDVTKPDSANYNVSLLSGRPYQVQLSLDGEVVETEEFEVPVVLDDTSKITKNFYITLDDSTVARIAKVSPDALRSGTGVSANVQMENLYFATDEYELRPESVQELDRIAAIMKANPTLNISIEGHTDSRASDSYNMTLGQNRADAAFDYLVSKGISPKRMVTVTYGESRPAVPNTSAENMQLNRRTMFKVLPRENQNQ; translated from the coding sequence ATGAATTATTTAGCCAAATCGTTTTCGCGGGTTTCACTGCTGCTGTTGATGGTTTGCCTTCTGTCTGCCTCTGCCTCTGCGCAAAGCACCAGAAAGCTACTGCGCACAGCCAACAAGCTTTTCGACAGGGAGAACTACCGCGACGCCCTGCCATACTATGAGCAAGTATTGGCTGCTGATCCGGATAACGCCAAAGCGCTGTACTACGCAGGCATTAGCTACCTGACCTTTGACAAGGAGAAGGCCGCTGACTACCTGTACCGCGCCCAGAAGCTGAAGCCGAACGTAGACCGCGAGCTGGAGTACTGGCTTGGCCGCGCCGACCACATCAACTACCGCTTCGACAGCGCGATCGACCATTTCCAGACCTACCAGAAAGACATTCCGAAGCGGAACGTGGAGCGCAAGGAGGAAGTGGCGCAGCTGATCCAGTATGCTAAAAACGCCAAGCGTGAGGTGGCCAACCCGAAAGACGTTTTCGTGAAGAACCTGGGCGGCGACGTGAACTCAAACTACTCTGAGCACAGCCCGGTTATCTCCTCGGACTACAACTACCTGCTGTTTACCTCCCGTTCTGAGAACGTGACCGGCGGCAAGGAAGCCCGTGACGGTGAGTACTTCGAAGATATCTTCGAGACCACCCGCACAGGCGAAGACTCATGGGCAGAGCCACGCGTTGTGCCAGGTGCACTGAACAGCGCCGGGCACGATGCCTCTATCCAGCTCTTCGACAACGACACCAAGCTGCTGCTGTACCAGTCTGTGAACAACGGCGACATTATGGTGTCGGAGCGCCAGCCGGACGGAACCTGGGGTACCCCGAAAAGCATCAGCGACAAAGTGAACACGAAAGACTTCGAGTCTGACGCGTACATCACGCCGGACGGCAAAACGCTGTTCTTCTCCACCAGCCACTACTCTGAGAACGGCGACCTGGACATTTACTCGATCACACGCAACAACAACGGCAGCTGGGGCAACCCGAAGAGCCTTGGCAAAACCATCAACACGGCCTTTGACGACGACAGCCCTTACCTGGCTGCGGACGGCACGCTGTACTTCGCCTCGCGCGGACACAACAGCATGGGCGGTTACGATATCTTCGCCGCCAAGTATGACTCTGTGGCCCGCCGCTGGGCACGCCCTGTAAACCTGGGCTCTCCGATCAACACGCCGGACGATGACACCTATTACCGCCTGGCGCCGGACGGAAGCTACGCTTACCTGTCGTCTTACCGCATCGGCGGCTACGGCGAGAAGGATATCTACACCATCAACTACATCAGAAACGCCACGGTAGAGGGCCAGGTGTTTACGCAGAACGACAGCATTGCCCTGCCCGGCGTTGAGCTTATCTTCAACGGCTTGCAGGCAGACAAGCGCCCGATCAGCTACCGCGACGTAACGAAGCCAGACTCTGCCAACTACAACGTGTCCCTGCTTTCAGGCCGCCCTTACCAGGTGCAGCTGTCGCTGGACGGCGAGGTAGTGGAAACGGAGGAGTTTGAGGTGCCGGTTGTGCTGGATGATACGAGCAAGATCACCAAGAACTTCTACATTACCCTGGACGACTCTACGGTGGCGCGCATCGCCAAAGTGTCGCCAGACGCACTGCGCAGCGGCACAGGGGTTAGCGCCAACGTCCAGATGGAGAACCTGTACTTTGCTACCGACGAGTATGAGCTGCGTCCGGAATCAGTGCAGGAGCTGGACCGCATTGCCGCGATCATGAAGGCGAACCCAACGCTGAACATCAGCATTGAAGGCCACACCGACTCTCGTGCAAGCGACTCGTATAACATGACGCTGGGCCAGAACCGTGCCGATGCCGCCTTCGATTACCTAGTGAGCAAGGGCATCTCTCCGAAGCGCATGGTAACCGTAACGTACGGCGAAAGCAGACCGGCAGTGCCGAACACCTCTGCCGAGAACATGCAGCTGAACCGCAGAACCATGTTTAAAGTGCTTCCGCGCGAGAACCAGAACCAGTAA
- a CDS encoding DUF5606 domain-containing protein: MPIDLRQIAAVSGQSGLYRVIKPTRTGVIMESLEENPKTMVAQARHRMSLLDEISIYTTDEEGTVPLAEVFDRVHEKYGDSLPLGEKPSNEDYKEFMANVLPNYDDDRVYVSDMKKLATWYTIVKKYVGFTEAAEPEAQSESEAPAKESKKKKA; this comes from the coding sequence ATGCCTATCGATTTAAGACAAATTGCAGCCGTATCCGGACAGAGTGGCCTTTACCGTGTAATAAAGCCTACACGCACCGGTGTGATTATGGAGAGCCTGGAGGAGAACCCGAAGACAATGGTTGCGCAGGCGCGCCACCGTATGTCGCTGCTTGATGAGATCTCTATCTACACAACCGATGAGGAAGGAACTGTACCGCTTGCAGAGGTCTTCGACCGCGTGCATGAGAAGTATGGCGACAGCCTGCCTCTTGGCGAGAAACCAAGCAACGAGGACTACAAGGAGTTCATGGCCAACGTACTGCCTAACTACGACGACGACCGCGTGTATGTGTCAGACATGAAGAAGCTGGCCACCTGGTACACCATCGTGAAGAAGTACGTAGGTTTCACAGAAGCTGCCGAGCCTGAGGCGCAGTCTGAATCAGAGGCACCAGCTAAGGAATCTAAGAAAAAGAAAGCCTAG
- the yihA gene encoding ribosome biogenesis GTP-binding protein YihA/YsxC: MIIKEAKFLMSNTKVEACPTPDKPEYAFIGRSNVGKSSLINMLTEQKKLAKTSSQPGKTQLINHFLINNEWYLVDLPGYGYAKVSKSSREEWRRMINFYFQKRENLTCVFVLVDARHEPLQPDLDFINHLGTMGVPFVIVFTKVDKQSALKTDSTIAAYERKLRETWEELPQMFRTSAEKQMGRDEILNFIDEVNAQVQNQQ, encoded by the coding sequence ATGATTATAAAAGAAGCAAAGTTTTTGATGAGCAACACCAAGGTAGAGGCCTGCCCTACCCCCGACAAGCCGGAGTACGCCTTTATCGGCCGCTCCAACGTAGGCAAGTCCTCCCTCATCAACATGCTGACAGAGCAGAAGAAGCTGGCCAAAACCTCGTCACAACCGGGCAAGACGCAGCTCATCAACCACTTCCTCATCAACAACGAGTGGTACCTGGTCGATTTGCCGGGCTACGGCTATGCCAAAGTCAGCAAGAGCTCCCGCGAGGAGTGGCGCCGCATGATCAACTTCTACTTTCAGAAGCGCGAGAACCTCACCTGCGTTTTCGTGCTGGTGGATGCCCGCCACGAACCCCTGCAACCGGACCTGGACTTTATTAACCACCTCGGAACCATGGGCGTACCTTTTGTGATTGTATTCACGAAGGTGGATAAGCAATCGGCGCTCAAGACAGACTCAACCATCGCCGCCTACGAGCGTAAACTGCGGGAAACATGGGAGGAGCTGCCACAGATGTTCCGTACCTCCGCCGAAAAGCAGATGGGCCGCGACGAGATCCTCAACTTTATAGATGAGGTGAACGCGCAGGTGCAGAACCAGCAATAG
- a CDS encoding aspartate kinase → MTQDRIKVYKFGGASVKSAEAFRNLARIVKTQAGGQQLLLVVSAMGKTTNALEALLDLAHRQQAFEQEFLQLKSYHLQVLSELFPQQGHPVFQRLEHLFEQLHAQLAKTLPNDNFDTVYDQTVSFGELLSSTILHYFLEEQDLHNTLIDSRKYIQTDSTWREARVDWGWTERLIRRDVPAMLQEGLVVTQGFLGGTNNGLTTTLGREGSDFSAAVFAYCLEAEGMYIWKDVEGLLNADPKYFADTVCYPEISYQETVEMAYYGASVIHPKTIKPLANKQIPLYVKSFLNPEGAGTKICNCRFEVIAPAYIIKEKQCLVSFGVKDFTFISEQNLGTIFNALSELRIKINLMQNSAISFSICTDYHPERLHRLIQTLHDQFVIHYNTELRLYTIKNYDAASINRMMAGKAVLLEQRTRTTFQFVSR, encoded by the coding sequence ATGACACAAGACAGGATAAAAGTATACAAGTTTGGGGGCGCATCGGTCAAGAGCGCCGAGGCGTTCCGCAACCTGGCCCGCATCGTGAAGACGCAGGCCGGCGGACAGCAGCTACTGCTGGTAGTGTCCGCCATGGGTAAGACCACCAATGCCCTGGAGGCGCTGCTCGACCTGGCACACCGGCAGCAGGCGTTTGAGCAGGAGTTTCTGCAACTGAAATCGTATCACCTACAGGTGCTGAGCGAGTTGTTTCCGCAGCAAGGCCACCCGGTGTTCCAGCGGCTGGAGCACCTCTTTGAGCAGCTGCACGCACAGCTGGCGAAAACACTTCCCAACGACAACTTTGATACCGTATACGATCAAACCGTAAGTTTTGGCGAACTTTTATCGTCAACTATCTTGCATTATTTTCTGGAGGAGCAGGATTTACACAACACCCTGATTGACAGCCGGAAGTACATCCAAACCGACAGCACCTGGCGCGAGGCCCGGGTGGACTGGGGCTGGACGGAGCGGCTGATCAGGCGGGACGTGCCCGCCATGCTGCAGGAAGGGCTGGTGGTAACGCAGGGCTTTCTGGGCGGCACCAACAACGGCCTGACGACCACGCTCGGCCGCGAGGGCTCCGACTTCAGCGCCGCCGTGTTTGCCTACTGCCTGGAGGCCGAGGGCATGTACATCTGGAAGGATGTGGAAGGCCTGCTCAACGCCGACCCCAAGTACTTCGCGGATACGGTGTGCTACCCCGAGATCTCTTACCAGGAGACGGTGGAGATGGCTTACTACGGCGCCTCCGTGATCCACCCGAAAACCATCAAGCCACTGGCCAACAAGCAGATTCCGCTCTACGTCAAGTCCTTTCTGAACCCAGAGGGGGCTGGCACCAAAATCTGCAACTGCCGCTTTGAGGTAATCGCTCCGGCCTACATCATTAAGGAGAAGCAGTGCCTGGTGTCCTTCGGCGTGAAGGACTTTACCTTTATCTCGGAGCAGAACCTGGGCACCATCTTCAACGCCCTCTCCGAGCTGCGCATCAAGATCAACCTGATGCAGAACTCGGCCATCTCCTTCTCCATCTGCACAGACTACCACCCTGAGCGCCTGCACCGCCTCATCCAGACGCTGCACGACCAGTTCGTGATCCACTACAACACCGAGCTGCGGCTGTACACGATCAAAAACTACGACGCAGCCAGTATAAACCGCATGATGGCAGGCAAGGCCGTGCTACTGGAGCAGCGCACACGCACCACGTTTCAGTTTGTGAGCCGGTAG
- a CDS encoding energy transducer TonB has translation MRRKISFLFIFFAFAALTASAQSNGTKKAAAPAEEKVWMPEKAVPVADFYEGGQEAMYKAINKELTYPPLAKRNRVQGDCIVSFTLNPDGSTSNFKVLRNAGAGTGEEALRVAQLLKFKAPGFGVDASIPIMFKL, from the coding sequence ATGAGAAGAAAAATTTCATTTTTGTTTATTTTCTTTGCCTTCGCGGCGCTAACAGCGAGTGCCCAGAGCAACGGCACAAAAAAAGCAGCAGCGCCTGCCGAGGAGAAAGTATGGATGCCGGAGAAGGCCGTTCCAGTCGCCGACTTTTACGAAGGCGGCCAGGAGGCCATGTACAAAGCCATCAACAAGGAGCTGACGTACCCGCCACTGGCCAAGCGCAACCGCGTGCAGGGCGACTGTATCGTCAGCTTTACCCTGAACCCCGACGGCTCAACATCTAACTTTAAGGTGTTGCGCAACGCCGGGGCCGGTACCGGCGAAGAGGCGCTGCGCGTGGCGCAGCTGCTGAAGTTTAAGGCGCCCGGTTTTGGCGTAGATGCCAGCATCCCGATTATGTTTAAACTATAA
- a CDS encoding porin family protein, producing MAFTHIWDKLHLYRQKVALTSLLALCLLLGNTAAAQNQKIKSLNKPGYDDRPVHYGFYLAMPLTKYNLHHSQAYADQLRNGGDDAVNAKTDIGFYTGLVLNVRLAEYLDARFVPGVGFYSRTIEFQNVEVPGVETESVMLETINNTMVELPVLLKYKAKRRSNYRPYIVAGVKPAIDLGKGNTGAPEEMLLEVEKFDVALEYGIGVDIFYPYFKFAPELRFSHGLLNQYKAVPESQYSAYIQKLTNHNVSLILFFE from the coding sequence ATGGCATTCACTCACATTTGGGATAAGCTCCATCTATACAGGCAAAAAGTAGCCCTTACCAGCCTGCTGGCTTTGTGCCTGCTGCTAGGCAACACCGCCGCGGCACAGAACCAGAAAATCAAAAGCCTTAACAAGCCAGGCTACGACGACAGGCCGGTGCACTACGGCTTTTACCTGGCCATGCCGCTCACCAAGTATAACCTGCATCACTCGCAGGCCTACGCGGACCAACTGCGAAACGGCGGCGACGATGCTGTAAACGCGAAGACGGACATCGGCTTTTACACCGGCCTGGTACTGAACGTGCGCCTGGCCGAGTACCTGGATGCCCGCTTTGTGCCTGGTGTGGGCTTTTACAGCCGCACCATTGAGTTTCAGAATGTAGAGGTACCGGGCGTGGAGACCGAAAGCGTAATGCTGGAGACCATCAACAACACGATGGTGGAGCTGCCGGTGTTACTCAAGTATAAAGCCAAGCGCCGCTCCAACTACAGGCCTTACATTGTGGCCGGCGTGAAGCCCGCCATCGACCTGGGCAAGGGAAACACCGGAGCCCCGGAAGAAATGCTGCTGGAGGTGGAGAAGTTTGACGTGGCGCTGGAGTACGGCATCGGAGTGGATATTTTCTACCCTTACTTTAAGTTTGCGCCCGAGCTGCGCTTTTCGCACGGCCTGCTGAACCAGTATAAGGCTGTGCCGGAGAGCCAGTACAGCGCCTACATCCAGAAGCTGACAAACCACAATGTTTCACTCATACTTTTCTTTGAATAA
- the ubiE gene encoding bifunctional demethylmenaquinone methyltransferase/2-methoxy-6-polyprenyl-1,4-benzoquinol methylase UbiE gives MAVVPYKDQNEDKKSQVATMFNNIAGKYDFLNHFLSAGIDIIWRKKAVSLLAPQKPKQVLDIATGTADFAIETLRLNPDKITGVDISEGMLAVGREKLAKKGLTNKIELKYGDSENLPFEDNTFDAITVAFGVRNFENLEKGLAEMHRVLKPGGMAVVLEFSKPRSFPMKQLYQFYFKNILPVVGKLVSKDNAAYTYLPESVQAFPDGQDFLNIYQKVGFRSTKWHSLTFGISSIYTGKK, from the coding sequence ATGGCGGTAGTACCTTACAAAGACCAGAACGAAGACAAAAAGTCACAGGTGGCCACGATGTTCAACAACATTGCCGGCAAGTACGATTTCCTGAACCACTTTTTGAGCGCTGGCATCGATATTATCTGGAGAAAGAAAGCCGTAAGCCTGCTGGCGCCCCAGAAGCCCAAGCAAGTACTGGATATAGCCACTGGCACCGCCGACTTCGCCATTGAGACGCTGCGCCTGAACCCGGATAAAATCACGGGAGTGGACATCTCGGAGGGCATGTTAGCCGTAGGACGTGAGAAGCTGGCTAAAAAGGGGCTCACCAACAAAATTGAGCTGAAGTACGGCGACTCAGAGAACCTGCCTTTTGAAGACAATACCTTTGATGCCATTACGGTGGCCTTTGGCGTGCGCAACTTCGAGAACCTGGAGAAGGGGCTTGCTGAAATGCACCGCGTGCTAAAGCCGGGCGGAATGGCCGTAGTGCTGGAGTTCTCTAAGCCGCGCAGCTTCCCGATGAAGCAGCTGTATCAATTTTATTTTAAGAATATACTACCGGTGGTAGGTAAACTCGTTTCTAAGGACAATGCTGCCTATACTTATTTGCCGGAGTCGGTTCAGGCTTTCCCGGACGGGCAGGATTTCTTAAACATTTACCAGAAAGTCGGATTCAGAAGCACAAAATGGCATTCACTCACATTTGGGATAAGCTCCATCTATACAGGCAAAAAGTAG
- a CDS encoding NUDIX hydrolase, whose amino-acid sequence MHVIDKLAWIELQGGKILSTRSHGKDAYYIPGGKREPGETDRETLMREVAEELSVNLIPSSIKYIGTFQAQAHGHAPGVEVKMQCYSGRYEGTLKAAAEIAEVVWLQYADRDSVSPVDKVIFDWLQAEGLLH is encoded by the coding sequence ATGCACGTTATAGATAAATTAGCCTGGATTGAGCTACAAGGCGGCAAGATATTGAGTACCCGCAGCCACGGCAAAGACGCCTACTACATCCCCGGCGGAAAGCGCGAGCCCGGAGAAACAGACCGGGAAACGCTGATGCGGGAGGTGGCAGAGGAGCTAAGCGTCAACTTAATTCCTTCCTCTATCAAGTACATCGGGACGTTCCAGGCGCAGGCACATGGCCATGCCCCGGGTGTGGAGGTGAAGATGCAGTGCTACAGCGGCCGGTACGAAGGCACACTCAAGGCGGCGGCAGAAATAGCAGAGGTCGTATGGCTTCAGTACGCTGACAGAGACAGCGTGTCGCCTGTGGACAAGGTCATCTTTGACTGGCTGCAGGCTGAGGGGCTGCTACACTAG